A section of the Neorhizobium galegae bv. orientalis str. HAMBI 540 genome encodes:
- a CDS encoding ABC transporter ATP-binding protein, whose product MTSLLSVSGLRVGFGRDPKQNEIVKGVSFDLDAGETLAIVGESGSGKSVTALSINRLVDFGGGRIIGGSITLKRADGSILDITKAEEPVLEKIRGSEIGMIFQEPMTSLNPVLTIGRQIEESFRLHRGLTGRQATAAAKDALDRVRIPDAARRLKYTPNQLSGGMLQRVMIAMALACNPRLLIADEPTTALDVTVQAQIMALLGELKRETDMGMIFITHDIGLVAGIADKVMVMQAGEAVEQGPLGDVLDQPKHPYTRHLLSAVPHFESGRAARSDFSREKSEAIVPALKVDGLTVRFKVAGSILTRSPGSVHAVENVGFDLMPGETLAIVGESGSGKSTTARAILGLVKPTRGSFSANNGAIVDGSDPSVQMVFQNPYASLNPRLRIDSILAEPVIAAGGRIDAETRAKMVALLKRVGLPENSLLRYPHEFSGGQRQRLCIARALMLNPSIVVLDEAVSALDVSVQAKVLELLVDLQHEYGLAYLFVSHDMAVVERIAHRIAVLYAGQIVEIGNAASILSNPRHSYTKRLISAVPSIERRNQHFELDTRQVPSLVRPPGFEPPPAEWQSCGPDHRARAEA is encoded by the coding sequence ATGACGTCGCTTCTCTCGGTATCCGGCCTGCGTGTCGGTTTCGGGCGTGACCCGAAGCAGAATGAAATCGTCAAGGGCGTCAGCTTCGACCTCGATGCCGGCGAGACGCTGGCGATCGTCGGAGAAAGCGGCTCCGGCAAATCGGTGACGGCGCTCTCCATCAACCGGTTGGTCGATTTCGGCGGCGGCCGGATCATCGGCGGTTCGATCACCCTGAAGCGCGCCGACGGCAGCATTCTTGATATCACCAAGGCTGAAGAGCCGGTGCTCGAAAAAATCCGCGGTTCCGAGATCGGCATGATCTTCCAGGAGCCGATGACCTCGCTGAACCCTGTGCTGACAATCGGCCGCCAGATCGAGGAATCGTTTCGCCTGCATCGTGGCCTGACTGGCAGGCAGGCAACGGCTGCGGCCAAGGACGCGCTCGACCGCGTCCGTATTCCGGATGCCGCGCGGCGCCTCAAATACACGCCGAACCAGCTTTCCGGCGGCATGCTCCAGCGCGTCATGATCGCCATGGCGCTCGCCTGCAATCCGCGCCTGCTGATCGCCGACGAGCCGACGACCGCGCTCGACGTAACCGTCCAGGCCCAGATCATGGCTCTGCTCGGCGAATTGAAGCGTGAGACCGACATGGGGATGATCTTCATCACCCATGACATCGGCCTCGTCGCCGGCATTGCCGACAAGGTGATGGTCATGCAGGCCGGCGAAGCGGTCGAGCAGGGACCGCTCGGCGACGTCCTCGATCAGCCGAAACATCCCTATACCCGGCATCTCCTGAGCGCCGTGCCGCATTTCGAATCCGGCCGCGCCGCCCGTTCCGATTTCAGCCGGGAAAAATCCGAGGCGATTGTCCCTGCCCTGAAAGTCGATGGCCTCACAGTACGCTTCAAGGTGGCCGGCAGCATCCTCACCCGCTCGCCGGGCTCGGTCCACGCAGTCGAGAATGTCGGCTTCGACCTGATGCCGGGCGAAACGCTGGCGATCGTCGGCGAAAGCGGCTCCGGCAAATCGACCACGGCCCGCGCCATCCTCGGTCTCGTGAAGCCCACCCGCGGCAGCTTTTCCGCCAACAACGGAGCAATCGTCGACGGCAGCGATCCCTCCGTGCAGATGGTCTTCCAGAACCCTTACGCGTCGCTCAATCCGCGCCTGCGGATCGACAGCATCCTCGCCGAACCGGTGATCGCCGCCGGCGGCCGGATCGACGCGGAAACCCGGGCGAAAATGGTGGCGCTGCTGAAGCGGGTCGGCCTGCCCGAAAACAGCCTCCTGCGTTATCCCCACGAGTTCTCCGGTGGCCAGCGCCAGCGCCTCTGCATCGCCCGTGCGCTGATGCTCAATCCGTCGATCGTCGTGCTCGATGAGGCAGTCTCGGCGCTGGACGTCTCGGTCCAAGCCAAGGTTCTGGAGCTGCTGGTCGACCTGCAGCACGAATATGGCCTCGCCTATCTGTTCGTGTCGCACGACATGGCGGTCGTCGAACGTATCGCCCACCGCATCGCGGTGCTTTATGCTGGCCAGATCGTCGAGATCGGCAATGCTGCCTCGATTTTGTCCAACCCGCGGCATTCCTACACCAAGCGGCTGATTTCCGCCGTGCCGAGCATCGAGCGCCGCAACCAGCATTTCGAACTCGATACCCGCCAGGTCCCGTCTCTGGTTCGACCACCGGGTTTCGAGCCGCCGCCCGCCGAATGGCAGTCCTGTGGACCGGATCACCGGGCACGGGCGGAAGCCTGA
- a CDS encoding serine hydrolase domain-containing protein, whose product MKDTASASPELAAVFERAFAPLEKSVTDKRIPGGVLGIVDLKHGRMTRATGSAQVVPIERPMTVDTWFDLASLTKVIFTTTRILKLADEGTIDLDAPLTTLLPDLRQYNAEAWERKITFRQCLGHQTPFPGVEPIYTYGRDPDLLRAFILQREWKAGPPVYSDINFILLGFALERLAKKTIRDLDPGRGFAWSTDPENSAATEDCAWRQRILSGEAHDENCSALQGSGHAGLFGTVKSVLDFAESLLDGTGASGSAIALMRAPLSNRRTHGWEHPYADWWGGSLCSPGTIGHTGFTGTSLLIDFDKGRAVTLLTNRIHPTRHFDSGILPLRQAVCNLVNQT is encoded by the coding sequence ATGAAAGACACTGCTTCCGCCAGTCCCGAACTTGCCGCCGTCTTCGAGAGAGCCTTCGCCCCGCTCGAAAAATCCGTTACCGACAAGCGCATTCCGGGCGGCGTGCTCGGCATCGTCGACCTGAAACATGGGCGCATGACCCGCGCGACCGGCTCGGCGCAAGTCGTTCCGATTGAACGTCCGATGACCGTGGACACCTGGTTCGATCTCGCCTCGCTCACCAAGGTGATCTTCACCACGACGCGCATCCTGAAGCTCGCCGACGAAGGCACGATCGATCTCGACGCGCCGCTCACCACCCTGCTGCCGGACCTGCGCCAATACAATGCAGAGGCCTGGGAGCGGAAGATCACCTTCCGACAGTGCCTCGGCCATCAGACGCCGTTCCCGGGTGTCGAACCGATCTACACCTACGGCCGCGATCCGGACCTGCTGCGCGCCTTCATCCTGCAGCGGGAATGGAAGGCCGGTCCGCCGGTCTATTCCGACATCAACTTCATCCTGCTCGGTTTCGCGCTCGAACGGCTGGCGAAGAAGACGATCCGCGACCTCGATCCCGGCCGGGGCTTCGCCTGGTCTACCGATCCGGAAAATTCCGCCGCCACCGAAGACTGCGCCTGGCGGCAGCGGATTCTTTCGGGCGAAGCGCACGACGAAAATTGCTCGGCGCTGCAGGGTTCCGGTCATGCGGGCCTGTTCGGCACGGTAAAGTCGGTTCTGGACTTCGCCGAAAGCCTGCTCGACGGCACCGGCGCGTCCGGGAGTGCGATCGCGCTGATGCGCGCACCACTCTCGAACAGGCGCACCCACGGCTGGGAACATCCCTATGCCGACTGGTGGGGTGGAAGCCTGTGCAGCCCCGGAACGATCGGCCACACGGGCTTTACCGGCACAAGCCTGCTGATCGATTTCGACAAGGGCCGTGCCGTGACGCTGCTCACCAACCGCATTCACCCGACCCGCCATTTCGACAGCGGCATCCTGCCGCTCAGGCAGGCGGTCTGCAATCTCGTGAACCAAACCTGA
- a CDS encoding anhydro-N-acetylmuramic acid kinase — protein MEPIWAVGLMTGTVLDGNIDVALLKTDGETIDTFGAYTLAPYPPEIRTLLEETLAQARVWNFEGPDPAIFREAEQALTKAQSYAVGELVESTGLTMADIGIVGFHGQSVLHRAPTKDRLGDTRQLGDGELMASILGTKVAYDFRSADVRAGGQGAPLAAAYHSALLRGVDTSGDTAVLNLGGVANVTWWDGKDLMIAFDTGPANAPLNDFIKARGLGEMDRNGALGASGKVDEERLAKLLEHPYLAAPYPKSLDRFDFTAAMADGLDDATGAATLSAFTASAVGKALDLLPHRPKRLIVSGGGRHNPTIMSMLESRAGVKAVSADTLGWRGDAVEAECFAFLAVRVLRGMPISFPTTTGAPKPLQGGKLAG, from the coding sequence ATGGAGCCAATCTGGGCTGTCGGCCTGATGACCGGAACCGTTCTCGACGGAAATATAGACGTGGCGCTCCTGAAGACGGACGGCGAGACGATCGACACGTTTGGCGCCTACACGCTGGCTCCTTATCCGCCGGAAATACGCACGCTCCTGGAGGAAACGCTCGCGCAGGCCCGCGTCTGGAATTTCGAAGGACCCGATCCGGCAATCTTTCGCGAGGCCGAACAGGCGCTCACAAAGGCACAGTCCTACGCCGTCGGGGAACTGGTCGAAAGCACGGGGCTGACCATGGCCGATATCGGCATCGTCGGTTTTCACGGCCAAAGTGTGCTGCACCGGGCACCCACCAAAGACAGGCTCGGCGACACCCGCCAACTCGGCGATGGCGAACTGATGGCCTCGATCCTCGGCACCAAGGTCGCCTACGACTTCCGTTCGGCGGATGTACGAGCCGGCGGCCAGGGCGCACCGCTTGCCGCTGCCTATCATTCGGCTCTGCTGCGCGGTGTCGATACCAGCGGCGATACGGCCGTGCTCAATCTCGGCGGCGTCGCCAACGTAACGTGGTGGGATGGCAAGGATCTGATGATCGCCTTCGACACCGGCCCGGCCAATGCACCGCTCAACGATTTCATCAAGGCACGCGGCCTCGGCGAAATGGACCGTAACGGCGCGCTCGGCGCCTCCGGCAAGGTCGACGAGGAACGCCTCGCAAAGCTTCTCGAGCATCCCTATCTCGCGGCGCCTTATCCGAAATCGCTCGATCGTTTCGACTTCACGGCTGCCATGGCGGACGGTCTCGACGACGCCACCGGCGCGGCAACCCTTTCGGCCTTTACGGCGTCCGCGGTCGGCAAGGCGCTCGACCTGCTGCCGCACCGGCCGAAACGCCTCATCGTCAGCGGCGGTGGCCGCCACAACCCGACGATCATGTCGATGCTCGAAAGCCGTGCCGGCGTAAAGGCCGTTTCCGCCGATACGCTCGGCTGGCGGGGGGATGCGGTCGAGGCCGAGTGTTTCGCGTTCCTCGCGGTTCGCGTATTACGCGGCATGCCGATCAGCTTTCCGACAACCACGGGTGCACCAAAGCCCTTGCAAGGTGGTAAGCTCGCCGGGTAA
- a CDS encoding DMT family transporter, translating to MNKRAASAIAGNAVLAGILLMLLGDFMFALNDAMGKWLVASFSVGQVLLIRSVGAFFVLGPMLARQPISALYKVEKPPLHVLRIVLATADTGLFYAAVAYLPLADVMTFYMAGPIYVAALSHFLLGERIGWRRWLAVLIGFIGVVIALRPSSEMLSLPSIFGLIGSLSFALALVLNRTLRSTPDATLVTWQTLACLVAGAFLTVGNWSPFNTGELLALLLLGIVSCGAHLLITRSLKLAPASVLAPLQYTLLLWAIVLGWIFFGDFPDVQTLTGAGIIVIAGLFIFHRGNLKQDVEPVVPTDSSHG from the coding sequence ATGAACAAAAGAGCGGCCTCGGCGATAGCGGGCAATGCGGTACTGGCAGGCATACTGCTGATGCTGCTCGGCGATTTCATGTTTGCCCTCAACGATGCCATGGGCAAATGGCTGGTGGCGAGCTTTTCGGTTGGACAGGTCCTGCTGATCCGATCGGTCGGCGCCTTTTTCGTGCTCGGCCCGATGCTCGCCCGTCAGCCGATTTCGGCACTCTATAAGGTCGAGAAGCCGCCGCTACATGTGCTGCGGATCGTGCTGGCAACCGCCGATACCGGTCTTTTCTACGCCGCTGTTGCCTACCTGCCGCTCGCCGACGTCATGACCTTCTACATGGCCGGCCCCATCTACGTCGCGGCCCTGTCGCATTTCCTGCTCGGCGAGCGCATCGGATGGCGGCGCTGGCTCGCCGTCTTGATCGGCTTCATCGGGGTGGTGATCGCGCTGCGTCCCTCTTCCGAAATGCTGTCATTGCCGTCGATCTTCGGCCTGATCGGCAGTCTTTCCTTCGCACTGGCGCTGGTACTGAACCGCACGCTCCGGTCAACCCCGGATGCGACCCTCGTCACCTGGCAGACGCTTGCATGCCTCGTGGCCGGCGCATTCCTGACCGTCGGCAACTGGAGCCCGTTCAATACCGGGGAACTGCTGGCCCTGCTCCTGCTCGGCATCGTCTCTTGCGGCGCGCATCTGCTGATCACCCGCTCGCTGAAACTGGCGCCGGCCTCGGTGCTGGCACCGTTGCAATATACGCTGCTGCTCTGGGCGATCGTGCTCGGATGGATTTTCTTCGGCGATTTCCCGGATGTCCAGACGCTGACCGGCGCCGGCATCATCGTCATCGCCGGGCTGTTCATCTTCCATCGCGGCAACCTGAAACAGGATGTCGAACCGGTCGTACCGACCGATTCCAGCCACGGCTAG
- a CDS encoding ABC transporter permease: MRAWVPTILRSLLLLVLIAFLVSPESFEPLLKPLVQPNAPAIYNQGSLLSLTLLHLRTVFIATLAATIIAVFLAILVTRPFGAEFLALSRSLVNIGQTFPPVAVLALAVPAVGFGEKPTLIALFLYGLLPIFENTLTALTNLPRSVMEAARGSGMTPFQRLIQVELPLSLPVIVAGIRLSVVISLATATIGSTVAAKTLGEVIIAGLQSNNLAFVLQGGLIVGALAVLIYDGLSAIEAMIARRTGAA; the protein is encoded by the coding sequence ATGAGGGCTTGGGTGCCGACCATCCTGCGCAGCCTTCTGCTTCTCGTGTTGATCGCCTTCCTGGTCTCGCCGGAAAGTTTCGAGCCGCTGCTGAAGCCGCTCGTGCAGCCGAACGCGCCGGCGATCTACAATCAGGGCAGCCTACTTAGCCTGACGCTCCTGCATCTGCGGACCGTCTTCATCGCGACGCTGGCTGCGACGATCATCGCCGTGTTTCTGGCGATCCTCGTCACCAGGCCGTTCGGGGCGGAATTCCTGGCGCTTTCCCGAAGCCTCGTCAATATCGGCCAGACGTTTCCGCCGGTTGCTGTTCTGGCGCTTGCCGTCCCGGCTGTCGGTTTCGGCGAGAAGCCGACGCTGATTGCGCTGTTTCTCTACGGGCTTCTGCCGATCTTCGAAAACACGCTGACGGCGCTCACCAACCTGCCACGATCGGTGATGGAGGCGGCGCGTGGTTCCGGCATGACACCTTTCCAGCGGCTCATTCAGGTCGAGTTGCCGCTGTCCTTGCCGGTGATCGTCGCCGGCATCCGGCTGTCGGTGGTGATCAGTCTTGCCACAGCGACGATCGGTTCGACGGTCGCGGCAAAGACGCTCGGCGAGGTGATCATTGCAGGGCTGCAGTCCAACAACCTCGCCTTCGTGCTGCAGGGCGGGCTGATCGTCGGCGCGCTGGCCGTGTTGATCTATGATGGGCTCTCGGCGATTGAAGCCATGATCGCCCGCCGGACAGGTGCGGCCTAG